From bacterium:
CGACCGCCGCCCTGGAGGGAACAAACACCAAAATCAAACTCATGCAGAGGCAAGCCTATGGCTTCCGTGACCCCGAGTTCTTCAAGCTAAAGATCTATGCCCTGCAC
This genomic window contains:
- a CDS encoding transposase → TAALEGTNTKIKLMQRQAYGFRDPEFFKLKIYALHEANYASAG